One segment of Vulpes lagopus strain Blue_001 chromosome 8, ASM1834538v1, whole genome shotgun sequence DNA contains the following:
- the IRX6 gene encoding iroquois-class homeodomain protein IRX-6 isoform X2, whose protein sequence is MSFPHFGHPYGSASQFLVSASSSATCCESAPRSVPDVAPGSTPAAALCCASYESRLLGSARPELGAALGIYGAPYAAAAAQSYPGYLPYSPEPPALYGALNPQYEFKEAAGNFTPGLAQPGAYYPYEPTLGQYQYDRYGAVELSGTGRRKNATRETTSTLKAWLNEHRKNPYPTKGEKIMLAIITKMTLTQVSTWFANARRRLKKENKMTWAPKNKGGEERKAESGAEEPLGCLNGDTKDVTASQEAPGLRLSDLEDLEEEEEEEADEEEAVAAAADRLAEFHKDSQSLRAPCAAAREARLQRGECGLAARTFSFPEPPGSGEADFLRAEPGGPTMTMHYPCSEKPRIWSLAHTAAPGAVEGATPAPPRPRSPDCRLIPGQPPGAGGRPAVPRDSGLEASSRVAKAFGNRPFAPPGLPMNCAPCPRRREPAVHCQYPSGAEG, encoded by the exons ATGTCCTTCCCGCACTTTGGACACCCGTACGGCAGCGCTTCCCAG TTTCTGGTGTCTGCAAGTTCCAGCGCCACTTGCTGCGAATCCGCCCCGCGCTCAGTCCCAGATGTGGCCCCAGGCTCCACCCCGGCGGCGGCTCTCTGCTGTGCATCCTACGAGAGCCGGCTGCTGGGCAGTGCGCGGCCGGAGCTAGGCGCCGCCTTGGGCATCTATGGAGCCCCCTACGCCGCGGCAGCTGCCCAGAGCTACCCAGGCTACCTGCCCTACAGCCCAGAGCCCCCCGCGCTGTACGGGGCGCTG aatCCACAGTATGAGTTTAAAGAGGCTGCTGGGAACTTTACACCTGGCCTGGCGCAACCAGGAGCCTATTATCCCTACGAGCCGACTCTGGGGCAGTACCAGTATGATCG gtatgGAGCAGTGGAGTTAAGTGGCACTGGCCGCCGGAAAAATGCCACCCGGGAGACCACCAGCACGCTCAAGGCCTGGCTGAACGAGCACCGCAAGAACCCCTACCCCACCAAGGGCGAGAAGATCATGCTGGCCATCATCACCAAGATGACCCTCACCCAGGTGTCCACCTGGTTTGCCAACGCACGCCGGCGCCTCAAGAAGGAGAACAAGATGACTTGGGCGCCCAAGAACAaaggtggagaggagaggaaggctgAGAGTGGAGCAGAGGAGCCCCTGGGCTGTCTGAATGGTGACACCAAAG ATGTTACTGCAAGCCAGGAGGCTCCAGGGCTCCGGCTGAGTGACCTGGAAGacctggaggaagaagaggaggaggaggccgacGAAGAGGAGGCAGTGGCCGCAGCTGCGGACAGGCTGGCCGAGTTCCACAAAGACTCGCAGTCGCTGCGGGCGCCGTGCGCGGCCGCTCGGGAGGCCCGGCTGCAGCGCGGGGAGTGCGGCCTGGCGGCGCGCACCTTTTCTTTCCCTGAGCCCCCGGGGTCCggagaagctgacttcctgcGGGCCGAGCCGGGGGGCCCCACGATGACCATGCACTACCCCTGCAGCGAGAAACCGCGCATCTGGTCTCTGGCGCACACCGCGGCCCCCGGCGCGGTGGAAGGTGCGACCCCGGCCCCTCCCAGGCCACGAAGTCCTGATTGCCGTCTGATTCCAGGACAGCCCCCGGGTGCGGGCGGCCGACCCGCGGTCCCCAGAGACTCCGGGTTGGAAGCATCTTCCCGCGTAGCCAAAGCCTTTGGAAACCGCCCGTTTGCCCCGCCGGGGCTGCCGATGAACTGTGCGCCCTGCCCGCGGCGGAGGGAGCCTGCAGTGCACTGCCAGTACCCGTCTGGAGCAGAAG GTTAG
- the IRX6 gene encoding iroquois-class homeodomain protein IRX-6 isoform X1 — translation MSFPHFGHPYGSASQFLVSASSSATCCESAPRSVPDVAPGSTPAAALCCASYESRLLGSARPELGAALGIYGAPYAAAAAQSYPGYLPYSPEPPALYGALNPQYEFKEAAGNFTPGLAQPGAYYPYEPTLGQYQYDRYGAVELSGTGRRKNATRETTSTLKAWLNEHRKNPYPTKGEKIMLAIITKMTLTQVSTWFANARRRLKKENKMTWAPKNKGGEERKAESGAEEPLGCLNGDTKDVTASQEAPGLRLSDLEDLEEEEEEEADEEEAVAAAADRLAEFHKDSQSLRAPCAAAREARLQRGECGLAARTFSFPEPPGSGEADFLRAEPGGPTMTMHYPCSEKPRIWSLAHTAAPGAVEGATPAPPRPRSPDCRLIPGQPPGAGGRPAVPRDSGLEASSRVAKAFGNRPFAPPGLPMNCAPCPRRREPAVHCQYPSGAEAG, via the exons ATGTCCTTCCCGCACTTTGGACACCCGTACGGCAGCGCTTCCCAG TTTCTGGTGTCTGCAAGTTCCAGCGCCACTTGCTGCGAATCCGCCCCGCGCTCAGTCCCAGATGTGGCCCCAGGCTCCACCCCGGCGGCGGCTCTCTGCTGTGCATCCTACGAGAGCCGGCTGCTGGGCAGTGCGCGGCCGGAGCTAGGCGCCGCCTTGGGCATCTATGGAGCCCCCTACGCCGCGGCAGCTGCCCAGAGCTACCCAGGCTACCTGCCCTACAGCCCAGAGCCCCCCGCGCTGTACGGGGCGCTG aatCCACAGTATGAGTTTAAAGAGGCTGCTGGGAACTTTACACCTGGCCTGGCGCAACCAGGAGCCTATTATCCCTACGAGCCGACTCTGGGGCAGTACCAGTATGATCG gtatgGAGCAGTGGAGTTAAGTGGCACTGGCCGCCGGAAAAATGCCACCCGGGAGACCACCAGCACGCTCAAGGCCTGGCTGAACGAGCACCGCAAGAACCCCTACCCCACCAAGGGCGAGAAGATCATGCTGGCCATCATCACCAAGATGACCCTCACCCAGGTGTCCACCTGGTTTGCCAACGCACGCCGGCGCCTCAAGAAGGAGAACAAGATGACTTGGGCGCCCAAGAACAaaggtggagaggagaggaaggctgAGAGTGGAGCAGAGGAGCCCCTGGGCTGTCTGAATGGTGACACCAAAG ATGTTACTGCAAGCCAGGAGGCTCCAGGGCTCCGGCTGAGTGACCTGGAAGacctggaggaagaagaggaggaggaggccgacGAAGAGGAGGCAGTGGCCGCAGCTGCGGACAGGCTGGCCGAGTTCCACAAAGACTCGCAGTCGCTGCGGGCGCCGTGCGCGGCCGCTCGGGAGGCCCGGCTGCAGCGCGGGGAGTGCGGCCTGGCGGCGCGCACCTTTTCTTTCCCTGAGCCCCCGGGGTCCggagaagctgacttcctgcGGGCCGAGCCGGGGGGCCCCACGATGACCATGCACTACCCCTGCAGCGAGAAACCGCGCATCTGGTCTCTGGCGCACACCGCGGCCCCCGGCGCGGTGGAAGGTGCGACCCCGGCCCCTCCCAGGCCACGAAGTCCTGATTGCCGTCTGATTCCAGGACAGCCCCCGGGTGCGGGCGGCCGACCCGCGGTCCCCAGAGACTCCGGGTTGGAAGCATCTTCCCGCGTAGCCAAAGCCTTTGGAAACCGCCCGTTTGCCCCGCCGGGGCTGCCGATGAACTGTGCGCCCTGCCCGCGGCGGAGGGAGCCTGCAGTGCACTGCCAGTACCCGTCTGGAGCAGAAG CAGGTTAG